A window from Branchiostoma floridae strain S238N-H82 chromosome 16, Bfl_VNyyK, whole genome shotgun sequence encodes these proteins:
- the LOC118403348 gene encoding protein OS-9-like: protein MEEGGRKIVFLCSLLLFFRQMSCFLHIEELNEMKYGIEIQNTPVERPEALLPDVLYVASKYGQEYQCVLPKVSGQGEGEEAQEEENQQNFNISYLLAPMGKAPCLTKEKDWWTYEFCYGKNIRQYHMEEGEIKGDIYYIGFYESDKNWTNTSNEAAGSHRLQRYHSQKYINGTTCDLTGHYRQAEVRFLCEERMGDYINPGRQAVFV, encoded by the exons ATGGAGGAAGGCGGAAGAAAAATTGTGTTTCTGTGCAGTTTGCTGCTGTTTTTCCGTCAAATGAGCTGTTTTCTTCACATCGAAGAGCTGAACGAGATGAAATATGGCATCGAGATTCAAAATACTCCAGTAGAAAGACCTGAG GCGTTGCTGCCGGATGTTCTGTATGTGGCGTCCAAGTACGGCCAGGAGTACCAGTGTGTGCTGCCCAAGGTGTcggggcagggggagggggaggaggcACAGGAGGAGGAGAATCAACAGAACTTCAACATCTCCTACCTCCTGGCACCCATGGGGAAGGCTCCATGTCTCACCAAG GAAAAAGACTGGTGGACATATGAGTTCTGTTATGGAAAAAACATTAGACAGTACCATATGGAAG AAGGTGAAATTAAAGGCGATATCTACTACATCGGCTTTTATGAGTCTGACAAAAACTGGACCAACACTTCTAATGAG GCTGCCGGCAGCCATCGACTACAGCGCTACCACAGTCAGAAGTACATCAACGGGACGACCTGCGACCTCACAGGGCATTACCGACAGGCGGAGGTCAGG TTCTTGTGCGAGGAGCGGATGGGAGATTACATCAACCCGGGTAGACAAGCCGTCTTCGTGTAG